A single region of the Vagococcus teuberi genome encodes:
- a CDS encoding bifunctional riboflavin kinase/FAD synthetase has product MQIINIHHPYDPEKLPQDDVVLALGFFDGVHRGHQEVINTAKKIADEKGLKLAVMTFNHHPAVVFQKIDHKKMKYITTIEQKEERMTRLGVDYLYVIEFTSSFAGLSPQEFVDEYMVGLHAKVVVAGFDYTYGKKDIANMSILPTYAKDRFEIVEVQKLSDREEKVSSTAIRECMKIGDMRAANQLLGYAYETTGVVVHGDKRGRLLGFPTANIKAPSYSLLPKVGVYVVKIKVADKWYMGMAQIGYNITFETNRPMTIEVNILDFSDDIYGEQVSVEWLHFLRGEKKFDNVDGLIAQLKQDEQDTREYFDNLGGLV; this is encoded by the coding sequence ATGCAAATTATTAACATTCATCATCCATATGACCCAGAAAAATTACCACAAGATGATGTTGTATTGGCATTAGGTTTTTTTGATGGTGTTCACAGAGGACATCAAGAAGTTATCAATACAGCAAAAAAAATTGCGGATGAAAAAGGATTGAAATTAGCAGTTATGACCTTTAATCATCATCCAGCAGTTGTGTTTCAAAAAATTGATCATAAAAAAATGAAATACATCACAACCATTGAACAAAAAGAAGAACGTATGACGCGTTTAGGTGTCGATTATTTATATGTCATTGAGTTCACCTCATCTTTTGCAGGATTATCACCGCAAGAGTTTGTTGATGAGTACATGGTTGGCTTACATGCAAAAGTCGTTGTGGCAGGATTTGATTACACGTATGGTAAAAAAGATATTGCCAATATGAGCATATTACCTACATATGCTAAAGACAGATTTGAAATTGTCGAAGTACAAAAGTTGAGTGATAGAGAAGAGAAAGTCAGTTCGACAGCAATACGTGAATGCATGAAAATCGGAGACATGCGAGCAGCTAATCAATTATTAGGCTATGCTTATGAAACAACGGGTGTGGTTGTTCATGGCGATAAACGTGGACGATTATTAGGTTTCCCAACGGCTAATATAAAAGCACCATCGTATTCATTATTGCCTAAAGTGGGTGTTTATGTAGTAAAAATAAAAGTTGCCGACAAATGGTATATGGGTATGGCTCAAATTGGCTACAATATTACGTTTGAAACTAATCGCCCAATGACGATTGAAGTAAATATTTTAGATTTTTCTGATGACATATACGGAGAGCAAGTCAGTGTGGAATGGCTACACTTTTTACGTGGCGAGAAAAAATTTGATAATGTTGACGGATTGATCGCGCAATTAAAACAAGATGAACAAGATACAAGGGAATATTTTGATAACTTAGGAGGGCTCGTATGA
- the hemW gene encoding radical SAM family heme chaperone HemW → MTSAYIHIPFCEHICFYCDFNKVFIEGQPVDEYIEALLKEIKLTKELYPSDTTETIYIGGGTPTSLSAKQLDRLLGGVKELLPFNPTDEFTVEANPGDLTLDKIKVMQTHGVNRLSMGVQTFDDRLLKKIGRKHTAQDVFDTMTLLEKAAFSNVSIDLIYALPNQTMESFEDTLDKAIGLDLPHYSMYSLILENKTMFYNWARQGRLHLPGIDVEGDMFERAIECMTLAGKHQYEVSNFCEPGKESQHNLVYWNNDHYYGLGAGASGYLGNVRYKNHGPIQHYLEPLRQDKLPTITTENLTIKHQMEEEMFLGLRKKQGVSLTNFEEKFGQKFDSVYGEIAQQLIDEEMLQIKNSYISLTDKGLILGNDVFEKFLLEK, encoded by the coding sequence ATGACGTCGGCTTATATTCATATTCCTTTTTGCGAGCACATTTGTTTTTATTGTGATTTTAATAAAGTATTTATTGAAGGACAACCTGTCGATGAATACATCGAAGCGCTACTAAAAGAAATAAAATTAACCAAAGAATTATATCCATCTGATACAACAGAAACAATTTATATCGGTGGAGGGACACCAACTTCTTTATCGGCTAAACAGCTAGATCGTTTACTTGGTGGAGTAAAGGAGTTATTACCTTTTAATCCAACTGATGAATTTACAGTAGAAGCAAATCCTGGTGATTTAACACTCGATAAAATAAAGGTCATGCAAACTCATGGTGTGAACCGTTTGTCTATGGGAGTTCAAACGTTTGACGACAGGTTATTAAAGAAAATCGGACGTAAACACACTGCTCAAGATGTATTTGATACTATGACTCTTTTAGAAAAAGCGGCTTTTTCAAATGTCAGCATAGATTTAATATATGCTTTACCAAATCAGACAATGGAAAGTTTTGAAGATACATTAGATAAAGCAATCGGGCTTGATTTACCACATTATTCAATGTATTCACTTATTTTAGAAAATAAGACGATGTTTTATAATTGGGCAAGACAAGGTAGATTGCATCTTCCGGGGATTGATGTTGAAGGAGATATGTTTGAACGAGCGATTGAGTGTATGACATTAGCTGGTAAACACCAATATGAAGTGAGTAATTTTTGTGAGCCTGGAAAAGAAAGTCAGCACAATCTGGTTTATTGGAATAATGATCACTACTATGGTTTAGGAGCAGGGGCAAGTGGTTACTTAGGTAATGTACGATATAAAAATCATGGGCCAATCCAACATTATTTGGAACCATTGCGACAAGATAAGTTGCCAACTATCACAACTGAAAATTTAACGATCAAACATCAGATGGAAGAAGAAATGTTTTTAGGTCTTCGAAAAAAACAAGGTGTATCATTAACTAACTTTGAAGAAAAGTTTGGGCAAAAGTTTGATTCAGTCTATGGTGAGATAGCACAACAACTAATAGATGAAGAAATGCTACAAATTAAAAACTCATATATTTCTCTAACAGATAAAGGGTTGATTTTAGGGAATGATGTTTTTGAGAAGTTTTTATTAGAAAAATAA
- the hrcA gene encoding heat-inducible transcriptional repressor HrcA, with protein sequence MLSSRQEHILQLLVQLYTETGQPVGSKTLMNSGITVSSATIRNELSKLEDFGLIQKMHTSSGRIPSMQGYRYYVDHLMDPSKVSSTDVQHIKRLFNRKFNATNEIIEWSANILSELTSYTAFSLGPEVKERRLTGFQIVPLNARQLMAIIVIDQGYVESQVFSIPHSVSTEDIEKMIRIINDRLLGETLLTVYHKLRTEIPLVLQRYFSNSGNILYLFEDVFNQAFDEQIYVGGGMNLLSSEAITNPNEFQSVYSLISDTDKLTELLISDTDEKIDIKIGEELNNELLQNMSLVTGSYDVFQRGKGLVAVLGPANMSYSKLLGVMDVLTDELSRHLETYYRHLENSGE encoded by the coding sequence ATGTTGAGTAGTAGACAAGAACACATCTTACAACTATTAGTTCAGCTCTATACTGAGACGGGGCAACCTGTTGGATCGAAGACGTTGATGAATAGTGGCATTACTGTCAGTTCAGCAACCATTCGAAATGAGTTATCTAAATTGGAAGATTTTGGTCTTATTCAAAAAATGCACACGTCTTCTGGTAGAATCCCTTCAATGCAAGGTTATCGCTATTATGTGGATCATTTAATGGATCCTAGTAAGGTTAGTTCTACCGATGTTCAACACATCAAACGATTATTTAATCGCAAATTTAATGCGACAAATGAAATTATTGAATGGTCGGCGAATATTTTATCGGAGTTGACGAGTTACACAGCTTTCTCGTTAGGGCCAGAAGTAAAAGAAAGACGGCTTACAGGTTTTCAAATTGTTCCATTGAATGCCCGTCAGTTAATGGCGATTATTGTGATTGATCAAGGATATGTTGAGAGTCAAGTGTTTTCAATTCCACATTCAGTGTCAACTGAAGATATCGAAAAAATGATTCGAATAATCAATGATCGATTGTTGGGAGAAACACTTTTGACAGTTTACCACAAACTTCGAACAGAGATTCCTTTAGTACTCCAACGTTACTTTAGTAATTCTGGTAATATCTTGTACTTGTTTGAGGATGTGTTCAATCAAGCATTTGATGAGCAAATCTATGTTGGTGGTGGGATGAATTTATTAAGTTCAGAAGCCATCACTAATCCAAACGAATTTCAATCGGTTTATTCATTAATTAGTGATACAGATAAGCTAACAGAATTACTTATCTCAGACACAGATGAAAAGATTGATATCAAGATTGGAGAGGAGCTAAACAACGAATTGTTGCAAAACATGAGTTTAGTGACAGGATCATACGATGTTTTTCAACGAGGTAAAGGTTTAGTCGCAGTTTTAGGACCTGCTAACATGTCCTATTCGAAACTGTTAGGAGTAATGGATGTTTTAACAGATGAGCTTTCTAGGCATCTAGAAACATATTATCGACATTTGGAAAATAGTGGAGAGTGA
- the grpE gene encoding nucleotide exchange factor GrpE: MKKDKSVDKVNEEEEKKDESTVKTNETVEEVVEAEENVETEENLEEKLQEELDKMEDQFLRAQAEIANMRNRHKKEREEASRYRAQELAKELLPALDNLDRALAIEVSDEHGEAMKKGIEMVRESMLHAFKESGIEEIKAQGEVFDPNLHQAVQTVPAEDGQDSDVIVQVLQKGYILHDRVLRPSMVIVTQ; the protein is encoded by the coding sequence GTGAAGAAAGATAAATCAGTTGATAAAGTTAATGAGGAAGAAGAAAAAAAAGACGAATCGACAGTAAAAACAAATGAAACTGTAGAAGAAGTAGTTGAAGCAGAAGAAAACGTCGAAACAGAAGAAAATTTAGAAGAAAAACTTCAAGAAGAGTTGGACAAAATGGAAGATCAATTCTTAAGAGCGCAAGCAGAAATTGCTAATATGCGTAATCGTCATAAAAAAGAGCGTGAAGAAGCATCAAGATATCGCGCGCAGGAATTAGCAAAAGAATTGTTGCCAGCTTTAGATAACTTAGATCGTGCCTTAGCGATTGAAGTAAGTGACGAGCACGGTGAGGCAATGAAAAAAGGAATTGAGATGGTTCGCGAAAGCATGTTACATGCCTTCAAGGAATCAGGTATTGAGGAAATAAAAGCCCAAGGTGAGGTATTTGATCCAAACTTACATCAAGCTGTTCAAACAGTCCCAGCTGAAGATGGACAAGATTCAGATGTAATTGTTCAAGTGTTACAAAAAGGATACATCTTACATGACCGTGTCTTAAGACCTTCAATGGTTATTGTGACACAATAA
- the dnaK gene encoding molecular chaperone DnaK, producing the protein MSKIIGIDLGTTNSAVAVLEGGEAKIITNPEGNRTTPSVVSFKNGEIQVGEVAKRQAVTNPNTISSIKRHMGEPGYKVEVEGKTYTPQEVSAMILQYIKGFAEDYLGEKVDKAVITVPAYFNDAQRQATKDAGKIAGLEVERIVNEPTAAALAYGLDKTDRDEKVLVFDLGGGTFDVSILELGDGVFDVLSTAGDNNLGGDDFDEKIIDYLVEEFKKENGIDLSKDKMAVQRLKDAAEKAKKDLSGVTSTQISLPFITAGEAGPLHLELNLTRAKFDELTSDLVERTKIPVRQAIKDAGISTSEIDEVILVGGSTRIPAVVEAVRKETKKEPNKSVNPDEVVAMGAAIQGGVITGDVKDVVLLDVTPLSLGIETMGGVFTKLIDRNTTIPTSKSQVFSTAADNQPAVDIHVLQGERPMAADNKTLGRFQLTDIPAAPRGVPQIEVSFDIDKNGIVNVSAKDLGTQKEQTITIKSSSGLTDEEIERMVKDAEANAEADKQRKEEVDLRNDIDALLFSVDKTLGELEGKVDADEVKKAEDARDELKAAVEANNIEDMKSKRDALNEIVQSLTVKLYEQAAAQQAQENPEAAQSGADDVVDADFEEINDDEK; encoded by the coding sequence ATGAGTAAAATAATTGGTATTGACTTAGGAACAACAAACTCTGCAGTAGCTGTATTGGAAGGCGGAGAAGCAAAAATTATTACTAACCCAGAAGGTAACCGTACAACACCATCTGTTGTATCATTTAAAAATGGGGAAATTCAAGTAGGTGAAGTTGCTAAACGTCAAGCAGTAACAAACCCAAATACAATTTCTTCTATTAAACGTCATATGGGTGAACCTGGATATAAAGTAGAAGTTGAAGGGAAAACATATACTCCACAAGAAGTTTCAGCTATGATTTTACAATACATCAAAGGATTTGCTGAAGATTATTTAGGAGAAAAAGTTGATAAAGCAGTTATTACTGTTCCAGCTTACTTCAACGATGCTCAACGTCAAGCAACAAAAGATGCTGGTAAAATCGCTGGTTTAGAAGTTGAACGTATTGTTAATGAACCAACTGCAGCGGCTTTAGCTTATGGTTTAGATAAAACTGACCGTGACGAAAAAGTGTTAGTATTTGACTTAGGTGGTGGTACATTTGACGTGTCTATCCTTGAATTAGGTGATGGCGTATTTGATGTATTATCAACTGCAGGGGATAATAACCTAGGTGGGGATGACTTTGACGAAAAAATCATCGACTATTTAGTAGAAGAATTCAAAAAAGAAAATGGCATTGATTTATCTAAAGATAAAATGGCAGTTCAACGTTTGAAAGATGCAGCTGAAAAAGCGAAAAAAGATTTATCAGGTGTAACAAGTACTCAAATTAGCTTACCATTTATTACTGCTGGAGAAGCTGGACCTCTTCACTTAGAGTTAAACTTAACTCGTGCGAAATTTGATGAATTAACATCTGATTTGGTTGAAAGAACTAAAATTCCAGTTCGTCAAGCAATCAAAGATGCTGGTATCTCAACTTCAGAAATTGATGAAGTTATCTTAGTTGGTGGATCAACTCGTATTCCTGCAGTGGTTGAAGCTGTAAGAAAAGAAACCAAAAAAGAACCTAACAAATCAGTTAACCCTGATGAAGTAGTCGCAATGGGTGCTGCTATCCAAGGTGGGGTAATCACTGGTGATGTGAAAGATGTGGTCTTACTTGATGTTACACCATTGTCATTAGGTATTGAAACAATGGGTGGTGTGTTCACTAAATTAATCGACCGTAACACAACAATCCCAACAAGTAAATCACAAGTTTTCTCTACAGCAGCAGACAACCAACCAGCCGTTGATATTCATGTCTTACAAGGTGAACGTCCAATGGCAGCTGACAACAAAACATTAGGAAGATTCCAATTAACAGATATTCCTGCAGCTCCACGTGGTGTGCCACAAATCGAAGTATCATTTGATATCGATAAAAACGGTATTGTTAACGTAAGTGCAAAAGATTTAGGTACTCAAAAAGAACAAACTATTACAATCAAATCATCTTCAGGTTTAACAGATGAAGAAATTGAACGTATGGTAAAAGATGCTGAAGCAAATGCTGAAGCAGATAAACAACGTAAAGAAGAAGTTGATTTACGTAACGACATCGATGCATTATTATTCTCAGTTGACAAAACTTTAGGCGAGTTAGAAGGTAAAGTTGATGCGGACGAAGTGAAAAAAGCAGAAGATGCTCGTGATGAATTAAAAGCAGCTGTAGAAGCTAATAACATTGAAGATATGAAATCTAAACGCGATGCATTAAATGAAATCGTACAATCTTTAACTGTAAAATTGTATGAACAAGCAGCAGCGCAACAAGCACAAGAAAATCCAGAAGCAGCACAAAGTGGCGCGGATGATGTTGTTGATGCGGACTTTGAAGAAATCAACGACGACGAGAAATAA
- the dnaJ gene encoding molecular chaperone DnaJ, which yields MAKRDYYEVLGVSKTATDDEIKKAYRKLSKKYHPDINKEADAEEKFKEVSEAFEVLSDAQKRAAYDQYGHASTDPNFGAGGFGAGGFGGGGFQDFGGSFGGFEDIFESFFGGGGRSSNPNAPRQGSDLQYTLDLTFNEAIFGLEKSIRYNREDECATCHGTGAKPGTHPENCPKCHGSGVINVERQTPLGRMMSQQPCDECQGTGKIIKEKCETCHGAGRMIKSHSVKVTVPAGVEDGQQMRLSGQGEAGYNGGPYGDLYVVFSVEDSPIFERDGSEIYYDHHITFVQATLGDEIEVPTVHGRVKLKIPAGTQTGTTFRLKGKGAPKLRGNGNGDQQVTVTVDTPTKLNEDQKKLLRQFAELNGEKAAVEQEEGFFDKMKDAFSSNHKKKKK from the coding sequence ATGGCCAAAAGAGATTATTATGAGGTTTTAGGAGTATCTAAAACAGCAACAGATGATGAGATTAAAAAAGCCTATCGAAAACTATCCAAAAAATATCATCCAGACATAAATAAAGAAGCCGATGCAGAAGAGAAGTTTAAAGAAGTATCTGAAGCATTTGAAGTATTAAGCGATGCACAAAAACGTGCGGCTTATGACCAATATGGCCATGCAAGTACTGATCCAAACTTTGGTGCTGGTGGTTTTGGTGCTGGTGGTTTTGGCGGTGGTGGTTTCCAAGATTTTGGTGGTAGTTTCGGAGGGTTTGAAGATATCTTTGAATCATTCTTTGGCGGTGGAGGACGTTCTAGTAATCCTAATGCGCCAAGACAAGGTTCAGATTTACAATACACATTAGACTTAACATTTAATGAAGCAATCTTCGGGTTAGAAAAAAGTATTCGTTACAATCGTGAAGATGAGTGTGCGACATGTCATGGGACTGGAGCAAAACCAGGAACACATCCTGAAAATTGTCCTAAATGCCATGGCTCTGGTGTCATCAATGTTGAAAGACAAACGCCACTTGGTCGTATGATGAGTCAACAACCATGTGATGAGTGTCAAGGAACAGGAAAAATCATCAAAGAAAAATGTGAAACATGTCATGGCGCAGGCCGCATGATTAAATCGCATTCTGTTAAGGTTACAGTTCCTGCTGGTGTTGAAGATGGACAACAAATGCGTCTATCTGGACAAGGAGAAGCAGGATACAATGGTGGACCTTATGGTGATTTATATGTTGTCTTCAGTGTGGAAGATAGCCCTATCTTTGAAAGAGATGGATCTGAAATTTACTATGATCATCACATTACCTTTGTTCAAGCAACATTAGGAGATGAAATTGAGGTACCAACAGTTCACGGTCGTGTGAAATTAAAAATTCCAGCTGGAACTCAAACTGGTACAACATTTAGATTAAAAGGTAAAGGAGCACCTAAACTTCGTGGAAATGGTAACGGCGATCAACAAGTTACTGTAACAGTCGATACACCGACAAAACTAAACGAAGATCAAAAGAAATTATTGCGTCAATTTGCTGAACTAAATGGTGAAAAAGCAGCCGTTGAGCAAGAAGAAGGTTTCTTTGATAAAATGAAAGATGCTTTTTCCTCAAATCATAAGAAAAAGAAAAAATAA
- a CDS encoding metal ABC transporter substrate-binding protein, whose protein sequence is MKRLTKIILGMALTSLLVACGNTAKKDKKEADKLQVVTSFYPMYDFAKKVTGDKAEVTVLTEAGVEPHDYEPSAKDLAKIQNADVFIYNSNEMETWVRDVLASIDTKKVKVIEASQGIDLMKATEEHEHEGEDSHDHQLDPHVWLDPVLAKKEVETITKGLVEVDTPNKDIYEKNSTDFTQKLNKLNEAYVDATKDATQKTFVTQHTAFSYLAKQYGLKQVAISGISPDQEPTPKELKNIEDLVKKDNIKVIYTESSASSKVAETITSATGATLSELNPLESLTKKEMDGGEDYLSVMYTNLEHLKLTIK, encoded by the coding sequence ATGAAACGATTAACCAAAATTATTTTAGGTATGGCTTTGACTAGTTTACTTGTTGCATGCGGTAATACGGCAAAAAAAGATAAAAAAGAAGCAGATAAACTACAAGTGGTAACCTCTTTTTATCCAATGTATGATTTTGCGAAAAAAGTAACAGGAGACAAAGCAGAGGTGACGGTTTTAACAGAAGCTGGTGTAGAACCTCATGATTATGAGCCAAGTGCAAAAGATTTAGCTAAAATTCAAAATGCTGATGTATTTATTTATAATTCAAATGAGATGGAAACATGGGTAAGAGATGTCCTTGCATCTATTGATACGAAAAAAGTGAAAGTGATTGAAGCAAGCCAAGGTATTGATTTGATGAAAGCAACTGAAGAACATGAGCATGAAGGAGAAGACTCACATGATCATCAATTAGATCCGCATGTGTGGTTAGATCCTGTTTTGGCTAAAAAAGAAGTAGAGACGATTACAAAAGGCTTAGTTGAAGTTGATACACCAAATAAAGATATCTATGAAAAGAATTCAACTGACTTTACACAGAAACTAAATAAATTAAATGAAGCTTACGTGGATGCAACAAAAGATGCCACGCAAAAAACATTTGTCACACAACACACTGCTTTTTCATATTTAGCTAAACAATATGGATTAAAACAGGTGGCAATTTCTGGCATTTCTCCTGATCAAGAACCTACACCTAAAGAATTAAAAAATATTGAAGACTTAGTCAAAAAAGATAATATTAAAGTGATTTATACAGAAAGTAGCGCGTCATCAAAAGTAGCCGAAACCATTACTAGTGCAACTGGAGCGACACTTTCAGAACTTAATCCATTAGAGAGTTTAACTAAAAAAGAGATGGATGGGGGAGAAGATTATCTGTCTGTTATGTATACGAATTTAGAACACTTAAAATTAACCATAAAATAA
- a CDS encoding DMT family transporter, producing the protein MEKRSSKLKGMILAILGGVFWGVSGVVAEYLMTTKHVSASWLVAVKMIVAGFLILMYQMGKGNKDSLSPLKNKTELIQLIIFSVLGVLGLQYSFFKAIQVSNAATATILQYLSPILLVVYFIIEKKELPNKLSVVSIVLSLLGTFLLVTKGNLNELAISPNGLFWGLLSAFFGAFYIIQPRKLMAKYGTTLIIGWGMLIGGMSFQVYQPIWQDVPTFTPGVLLGILVIVIIGTVFSYICLLKSTEYIPPQFSSLLTSFEPLSSALFSVLFLGLVLKPIEIVSMLLIIFAVFLLSRCDV; encoded by the coding sequence ATGGAAAAAAGAAGTAGTAAATTAAAGGGTATGATTTTAGCTATTTTAGGTGGCGTTTTTTGGGGTGTATCTGGAGTAGTGGCTGAATATTTGATGACAACAAAACACGTATCAGCTAGTTGGCTTGTAGCCGTTAAAATGATTGTGGCAGGTTTTTTAATTTTAATGTATCAAATGGGAAAAGGGAATAAAGATAGCTTATCTCCTCTAAAAAATAAAACTGAATTAATTCAATTAATTATTTTTAGTGTATTGGGAGTACTTGGGTTACAGTATTCTTTTTTCAAGGCTATTCAAGTTAGTAATGCAGCGACTGCAACGATATTACAATATTTATCACCAATATTATTAGTCGTTTATTTTATTATCGAAAAAAAAGAGCTACCCAATAAATTAAGTGTAGTCAGTATTGTGCTATCATTATTGGGAACTTTTTTATTAGTAACTAAAGGAAATCTAAATGAATTAGCTATTTCACCGAATGGGTTATTTTGGGGATTATTATCCGCATTTTTTGGCGCTTTTTATATTATTCAACCAAGAAAACTTATGGCAAAATATGGGACAACACTTATTATAGGCTGGGGTATGTTAATAGGTGGGATGTCTTTTCAAGTTTATCAACCGATTTGGCAAGATGTACCTACTTTTACCCCTGGTGTGTTACTAGGAATTTTAGTTATAGTGATTATTGGTACCGTTTTTTCATATATCTGTTTACTTAAAAGTACAGAATATATACCACCACAGTTTTCGAGTTTATTAACATCATTTGAACCATTAAGTTCAGCTTTATTTTCAGTTTTATTTTTAGGGTTGGTTTTAAAACCTATCGAGATAGTCAGTATGCTATTGATTATTTTTGCTGTTTTTCTATTGTCTAGATGTGATGTTTAA
- the gndA gene encoding NADP-dependent phosphogluconate dehydrogenase, which translates to MSKQQIGVVGMAVMGKNLALNIESRGYTVSIFNRTSAKTEEVIKEHPDKNLVATYSIEEFVNSLETPRRILLMVKAGKATDLTIESLLPFLDEGDVLIDGGNTYFKDTIRRNEALATSGINFIGTGVSGGEEGALKGPSMMPGGQKEAYELVAPIFEQIAAKAEDGEPCVTYIGPNGAGHYVKMVHNGIEYGDMQLIAESYDILTRVLGLSVEEVAAIFKEWNTGELDSYLIEITSDILTRKDDLGTGKPIVDVILDAAGNKGTGKWTSQNALDLGTPLPLITESVFARYISALKTERVAASEIIPAPPVKEFTGDKKEFVEKIRQALYFSKIMSYAQGFAQMRMASEEYGWDLNYGNIAKIFRAGCIIRAQFLQKITDAYERNPEIKNLILDDYFLDVTTKYQQSVRDVVALAVETGVPVPTFSSAISYYDSYRTKDLPANIIQAQRDYFGAHTYERKDRDGVFHYDWYGEENK; encoded by the coding sequence ATGTCTAAACAACAAATTGGTGTTGTCGGTATGGCAGTCATGGGTAAAAACTTAGCGTTAAATATAGAAAGTAGAGGATATACTGTTTCTATTTTTAACCGTACATCAGCAAAAACAGAGGAAGTTATCAAAGAGCATCCTGATAAAAATTTAGTTGCAACTTATTCTATCGAAGAATTTGTTAATTCTCTTGAAACACCAAGACGAATTTTATTAATGGTAAAAGCAGGTAAAGCGACTGATTTAACAATCGAAAGTTTACTACCATTTTTAGACGAAGGTGATGTGTTAATCGATGGTGGGAATACTTACTTCAAAGATACTATCCGTCGTAATGAAGCACTAGCAACTTCTGGTATTAACTTTATTGGTACTGGTGTATCTGGTGGAGAAGAGGGAGCGTTAAAAGGACCTTCTATGATGCCGGGTGGACAAAAAGAAGCGTATGAATTAGTAGCCCCAATCTTTGAACAAATTGCAGCAAAAGCAGAAGATGGTGAGCCATGCGTGACGTATATTGGACCAAATGGAGCTGGTCACTATGTAAAAATGGTACATAATGGAATCGAGTATGGAGACATGCAATTAATTGCTGAATCATATGATATCTTAACTCGTGTTTTAGGATTATCAGTTGAAGAAGTTGCTGCTATCTTTAAAGAATGGAATACAGGTGAGTTAGATAGCTACTTAATCGAAATCACGTCAGATATTTTAACGCGTAAAGATGATTTAGGAACTGGTAAACCAATTGTTGATGTTATCTTAGATGCTGCTGGTAACAAAGGAACTGGTAAATGGACAAGTCAAAACGCACTTGATTTAGGAACACCACTACCACTTATTACAGAATCTGTTTTTGCTCGATATATCTCAGCATTAAAAACTGAGCGTGTAGCGGCAAGTGAGATTATTCCTGCACCACCAGTGAAAGAATTTACTGGAGATAAAAAAGAATTTGTAGAAAAAATTCGTCAAGCATTATACTTTAGTAAAATCATGAGTTACGCACAAGGTTTTGCTCAAATGCGTATGGCTAGTGAAGAATACGGCTGGGATTTAAACTATGGTAATATTGCGAAAATCTTTAGAGCTGGATGTATTATTCGTGCCCAATTCTTACAAAAAATTACGGATGCCTATGAACGAAATCCAGAAATTAAAAATCTTATTTTAGATGATTATTTCTTAGATGTCACAACAAAATACCAACAATCAGTTCGTGATGTTGTTGCCTTAGCTGTTGAAACAGGTGTGCCTGTCCCAACATTCTCATCAGCTATTTCTTACTACGATTCTTATCGCACAAAAGATTTACCTGCTAACATCATTCAAGCACAAAGAGATTACTTTGGTGCTCATACATACGAACGTAAAGATCGTGATGGCGTGTTCCATTATGATTGGTATGGTGAAGAAAATAAATAA